The following are from one region of the Microtus ochrogaster isolate Prairie Vole_2 chromosome 17, MicOch1.0, whole genome shotgun sequence genome:
- the Arl11 gene encoding ADP-ribosylation factor-like protein 11 → MGSVNSRGHKAEAQVVMMGLDSAGKTMILYKLKGNPLVETSPTVGFNVEPLESPGRVSLILWDVGGQPQLRATWKDYLEGIDILVYVLDSTDEARLPEAVAELQEVLEDPNMAGVPFLVLANKQEAPDALPLLEIRNRLGLERFQDRCWELRACSALTGQGLQEALQSLRHLLRSC, encoded by the coding sequence ATGGGCTCTGTGAATTCCAGAGGTCACAAGGCAGAAGCCCAGGTGGTAATGATGGGCCTCGACTCTGCTGGCAAGACCATGATCCTGTACAAACTGAAAGGCAATCCTCTGGTGGAGACCTCACCCACTGTGGGCTTCAATGTGGAGCCCCTTGAATCTCCTGGACGTGTGTCACTGATTCTCTGGGACGTCGGGGGACAGCCGCAGCTCAGGGCTACCTGGAAGGACTACCTGGAAGGCATTGACATCCTTGTGTATGTGCTAGACAGCACCGATGAAGCCCGCTTGCCTGAGGCAGTGGCTGAGCTCCAGGAAGTCCTAGAAGACCCCAACATGGCCGGAGTCCCTTTTTTGGTACTGGCCAACAAGCAGGAGGCGCCTGATGCTCTTCCATTGCTTGAAATCAGAAACAGGCTAGGCCTGGAAAGGTTCCAAGACCGTTGCTGGGAGCTTCGGGCCTGCAGTGCTCTCACGGGCCAGGGACTACAGGAAGCCCTGCAGAGCCTGCGGCACTTGCTGAGATCCTGTTGA